A region of Vitis riparia cultivar Riparia Gloire de Montpellier isolate 1030 chromosome 12, EGFV_Vit.rip_1.0, whole genome shotgun sequence DNA encodes the following proteins:
- the LOC117927215 gene encoding zinc finger CCCH domain-containing protein 13 isoform X2 yields MVERKLYKTKLCVLYERGHCPRQTCSFAHGDAELRGFSGSFNGRRDYRDDDLRDKLDRRHSPPRRYSPGRGARSRPVIHGYSPSRSVGKKSDRKHRRKQQLDGQSDFSGSLKISDGTDDRLKEGKLASSGSKNVLGEQLKQVQLDIDRLDDHKSQLKTYMEERVQEADSLTSRIQELESQLYKEREDCKRITSKIKRFVKAHSRYLRIQDDLKRSEARLLKLGSQLISDTSKHTNEEDSSIDILSDGEPTGNHVVSPKNGQQIKASPSKKRAHSNLDAAEGSKPGKVAKGEGFLAGTTRSEKLSRWKMQHAQLMHKKEAEVLDNGNSGSKPLTIEGKHKRGKNVSASIPLADKLKGLESGLVLPSTSMAAHAVDEVETVETEKIETVETASREVDKVAAYEIPGLLFPPPPPPPHPRNAYSQVHSYC; encoded by the exons GTAGGCGGGACTATCGAGATGATGACTTGAGGGATAAGCTAGACAGAAGGCATTCTCCACCACGAAGGTATTCCCCTGGAAGAGGTGCAAGAAGCCGGCCTGTCATTCATG GATATAGTCCATCCAGATCCGTTGGAAAAAAGAG TGATAGAAAACATAGAAGGAAACAACAGTTGGACGGACAAAGTGATTTTTCTGGAAGTTTAAAAATTTCAGATGGAACTGATGATAGACTTAAAGAAGGGAAGCTGGCATCGTCTGGTTCCAAAAATGTTCTTGGGGAACAG TTAAAACAAGTTCAGTTAGATATTGACAGACTTGATGATCACAAGAGTCAACTGAAG ACCTATATGGAAGAGAGGGTCCAAGAAGCAGATAGTCTTACTTCGAGAATTCAGGAGCTTGAATCTCAGTTATATAAGGAGAGAGAGGATTGCAAAAG GATTACTTCAAAAATTAAGAGGTTCGTCAAAGCACATAGTCGTTATTTACGAATACAAGACGACCTGAAGAG GTCAGAGGCCAGACTTCTGAAGTTGGGAAGTCAACTAATCTCAGATACTTCTAAACATACCAATGAAGAGGACTCAAGCATTGACATTCTGAGTGATGGAGAGCCCACTGGCAACCATGTAGTGAGTCCTAAGAATGGGCAGCAGATTAAGGCTTCTCCAAGCAAAAAAAGGGCGCACAGTAATTTGGATGCTGCTGAAGGGTCAAAACCAG GAAAAGTAGCCAAAGGAGAAGGATTTCTGGCAGGAACAACCAGATCAGAGAAGCTTTCTCGGTGGAAGATGCAGCATGCTCAATTAATGCATAAAAAGGAAGCTGAGGTTTTGGACAATGGAAATAGTGGCAGTAAGCCCCTAACAATAGAAGGCAAGCATAAGAGAGGGAAGAATGTTTCTGCTAGCATTCCCTTGGCAGATAAG TTGAAGGGTTTGGAGTCTGGGCTTGTGTTGCCATCGACCAGCATGGCTGCTCATGCAGTTGATGAAGTTGAGACAGTTGAAACAGAGAAGATCGAGACTGTTGAAACTGCTTCTAGAGAAGTAGATAAAGTTGCTGCATATGAGATCCCAGGCCTGCTATTTCCACCTCCACCGCCGCCTCCTCACCCTCGTAATGCCTATTCACAGGTCCATTCATATTGCTAG
- the LOC117927215 gene encoding zinc finger CCCH domain-containing protein 13 isoform X1, with translation MVERKLYKTKLCVLYERGHCPRQTCSFAHGDAELRGFSGSFNGRRDYRDDDLRDKLDRRHSPPRRYSPGRGARSRPVIHGYSPSRSVGKKSDRKHRRKQQLDGQSDFSGSLKISDGTDDRLKEGKLASSGSKNVLGEQLKQVQLDIDRLDDHKSQLKTYMEERVQEADSLTSRIQELESQLYKEREDCKRITSKIKRFVKAHSRYLRIQDDLKRSEARLLKLGSQLISDTSKHTNEEDSSIDILSDGEPTGNHVVSPKNGQQIKASPSKKRAHSNLDAAEGSKPGKVAKGEGFLAGTTRSEKLSRWKMQHAQLMHKKEAEVLDNGNSGSKPLTIEGKHKRGKNVSASIPLADKLKGLESGLVLPSTSMAAHAVDEVETVETEKIETVETASREVDKVAAYEIPGLLFPPPPPPPHPRNAYSQYKGEDENVDVDGIEEEMVDVDTI, from the exons GTAGGCGGGACTATCGAGATGATGACTTGAGGGATAAGCTAGACAGAAGGCATTCTCCACCACGAAGGTATTCCCCTGGAAGAGGTGCAAGAAGCCGGCCTGTCATTCATG GATATAGTCCATCCAGATCCGTTGGAAAAAAGAG TGATAGAAAACATAGAAGGAAACAACAGTTGGACGGACAAAGTGATTTTTCTGGAAGTTTAAAAATTTCAGATGGAACTGATGATAGACTTAAAGAAGGGAAGCTGGCATCGTCTGGTTCCAAAAATGTTCTTGGGGAACAG TTAAAACAAGTTCAGTTAGATATTGACAGACTTGATGATCACAAGAGTCAACTGAAG ACCTATATGGAAGAGAGGGTCCAAGAAGCAGATAGTCTTACTTCGAGAATTCAGGAGCTTGAATCTCAGTTATATAAGGAGAGAGAGGATTGCAAAAG GATTACTTCAAAAATTAAGAGGTTCGTCAAAGCACATAGTCGTTATTTACGAATACAAGACGACCTGAAGAG GTCAGAGGCCAGACTTCTGAAGTTGGGAAGTCAACTAATCTCAGATACTTCTAAACATACCAATGAAGAGGACTCAAGCATTGACATTCTGAGTGATGGAGAGCCCACTGGCAACCATGTAGTGAGTCCTAAGAATGGGCAGCAGATTAAGGCTTCTCCAAGCAAAAAAAGGGCGCACAGTAATTTGGATGCTGCTGAAGGGTCAAAACCAG GAAAAGTAGCCAAAGGAGAAGGATTTCTGGCAGGAACAACCAGATCAGAGAAGCTTTCTCGGTGGAAGATGCAGCATGCTCAATTAATGCATAAAAAGGAAGCTGAGGTTTTGGACAATGGAAATAGTGGCAGTAAGCCCCTAACAATAGAAGGCAAGCATAAGAGAGGGAAGAATGTTTCTGCTAGCATTCCCTTGGCAGATAAG TTGAAGGGTTTGGAGTCTGGGCTTGTGTTGCCATCGACCAGCATGGCTGCTCATGCAGTTGATGAAGTTGAGACAGTTGAAACAGAGAAGATCGAGACTGTTGAAACTGCTTCTAGAGAAGTAGATAAAGTTGCTGCATATGAGATCCCAGGCCTGCTATTTCCACCTCCACCGCCGCCTCCTCACCCTCGTAATGCCTATTCACAG TACAAGGGTGAAGATGAGAATGTGGATGTGGATGGGATCGAGGAGGAGATGGTGGATGTTGATAccatttga